CTTTGGTCTCTGTAGTCAGGACCAAATCACACTAAAAGCTGTTGCTTTGGGGGAAGTATAATTCATCCAGTGTTGTGCAATTTTGTAAAAGTTCCCTCCTGTTTAGGACCAGTGAAGGATGGCATGAGAGTCAGGGACTTCTCACACTGCCTACATTACTAGTATGTGGTATCGTTATACAAGTTATGTACGGGTCTGTAGCCAGTCTTCGCAGGTATTACATATAGATGTGATGGACATGAAAGGTTGAGAGTCAAGTGAGGCATGTCCCCCGAGATGACATCACTGTCTGCTGTGCCAGGACAGAGGAAGGGTTAACAGTGTGAAGGAAGTGGATCCCGGGGCCAACATCAGAGAATGCCTCTCTGAAGATGGAACATCCAATTTGAGCTACTTCCTCTCCATCACAGCGAAGAGACCGTCCCATCACCAAGTTCCTTGCGCACAACCAAATTAAACCCCCCTTGTGTCTTCCCAGGCTGTGCAGGTGCTGCTGCTTTGGAAGCACAGAGGAGTCATCCCCAGTGCCCCAGGACAAGTCAGGAAATGTGAGGATGTTCAGGCCCTGTTCTCGGACCCAATATTTTCATCCAGAGTATAGGTAAGGGACACCATATTCAGTGGGGAAAAGTGAAAAACTACGGATCTTGTCCCTCTGTCTCATAGAGATTCATGAAAAGCAAAGACATTTAGATTATTTGTGTAAAAATCagtgtatttcttccttttcatcatTATAACTTTTTTTGAGATAGTTTAAGACTCATGGAAAATagcaaaaacagtaaaaaacagTAAGAACTGTATAATAGGAACAAAAAGTACACTCAGTTTCCCAAATGATAATATCTTTTATCACAATAGTCATTGTCAAAATCAGGAAATGTACATGATCCAGTACTATTCATTCAGATACAGACTCTGTCTCAAGGTGATATTTGAGAGGCTGGAAAATGCTGCTGATGAACACAAGAATTCCTCAGTCACTTCATCCATCCACCCCTTCTCAAAGATCCCCTTTATTTGGTTGAACCAATGCTAGATACTGCAGTGCCAGTCTCTAGTCAACTGGCTGGAGCATATGATGAAGGTCAAAGCCATCAACAGAACTCTTGCCATGAGAGACATATTTCATAACTATTTGTGGTGTTTGGGTACTTGTGGTACCACAAACAGTATTTGGTCATTTGTGGTATTTGGGCACTTGAACGAGTGGCAATctgattttcaaatttaattacttaaaatttaagttagtttttaaaaaatattttatttatttgtgagagaaacacacacataagcaggggatgtggcaggcagagggagaagcaggttccccactgagcaaggaggcggactggggactcaatcccagggcactgagatcatgaccagagccaaatgtagatgcttagccaactgaatcccccaggtgtcccaaaatttaagtttaaattggCACATGAGACTACTGGCTATCATGTTAGCCAGTGCAGGTGCTGGCCCAAAGGGCGCTCTCTGGCTCCTAACCccagtcttgatctcagcagCCAAAGGAGACCAGAGAACAGTTCTCAAGCACGAAGAAGAAATCACCTAGCTTAGGGCTTTCCAGTTCCATATCTGGATGAGGATCCCCagtggaagaagaaaacaagccTGATATCCATCGTTTCCTTCCCTCTTAGCATCCTCATGTGTCCCTCACCACATGGAGACCGGAGGTAGAAGAGGAGCCTTAGTACTACGTGGGTTCTTACAACACATACATAATCTCACTGATGTCCTGGAATTTTAATCACAATAGAGTCCCATTCTCTTGGACACAGTGATGGATGAAGGCAGAATGTAGGCTAGGAATCTTCTCCTTACAATTCTCAACAAGGTCACTTAGATCAATGGCCTATCATGAAACAAAACCTTACAACAAGTACTAGAATTTGAGAATTGCCTGGGTTCTGCTTCCCCGGTATGGAGAGAGCAATGTGGAgtgggacacagagacacagctgAATCAGTTATCAAGAGGGTGAGATGGAGTCATGGGGACTTGAGAGAAGGTTTTCCTAAAGATGAAACATGGGGTCTAGGGCTTTTAATGACATAAAGTCATGCTACAGAGATTGTCCTGTCACCAGACTGCCATGCTGTATTCATAACGTAAGTTCCTTCTGTTTTCCAGTGAATGTTATGATGAATCAACATACACTGGTTTTGAGACATGGGACAAGGACGTCCGGCTTTATCTTTCCTCAGATTATGAAGAAGTGATACCAGGAGAGCCAACACCACATGGGGCTGTTACTGAATCTCTGTCTTGGGAGGGAGCTGTTTTCAAGTAAGAGAAATGATTTCCAAGTAAAGGGAATGATGGTGGTATTGGATTCCCTTCCTCGATACCACAGGGGCACAGAGAATCAGGGGATTTGGGTCATTGATACAGGAATCAGGGGAAGAATGAAAGAGCTTATCCAGTCTTACCAACAAACCCAGAAATTTCTGAAGGCGGACAACCCCCTCTTCCTTCAGGAGGGCGTCTTGAGAAGCTGCACCCAGAAAGGCAGCAACTATTGCAAAGATCACTGTGTTGTTGGCTGAGCTGGGAATGAAGTCAAGTAACCAGCTCAGTGCCTGGGAAACTGACTGCTGATGAGGAGAAAGGATGGGCTGGGGTTGTGAAGGGGCATGCTGGAAAATGTTCAGGGAAAGGGGAGAGCCTTTGGTGGTAGCGTTTGCCAATTTCTGTGGGGTGACTACTTCCATCAGGCGGATTTCAAACTACCAACATGCTGTCCCTGAACAGGACGTTGGAAATAGGTGTGCAGTAGCCCAACTACAGAGTATTTTCACCACTCAGATACCATAGATGGAAATAACTTCAAGAGAGCAGAGTATGGTGGTGTCTTGCTGAACCGGTCAGTGGAGCACGCAATTTgtgatcttgggaccctgagtTCAAGCCGGacttgggtgtggagattacaagaaaatgaataactagacttaaaaacaaaagagcagaGAGTATAGTAAGAGATAGTAAAATAGTTAGAAAGTCCTAAGCTTTCAGCATTTATTAACTTTGTTTGTAATATAGgtctatttaaatgaaaattttatataatttttaataaccaTGTTTAACAATCTACCCACAGAGTTCCTGGTAAAGGTAAGAGTCAGATCCCATGACATGGGATGGGCTGGCTCCCGCTCACCAGTGGCTCCCTCCTACCTCCTAAATCCCAGCCTCAGCCACCCACTGGAACCCAGGGTGCAAAAGCACTGTAAGAGAGCAgaaggcggggcacctgggtggctcagtgggttaaagcctctgcctttggctcaggtcatgattccagggtcctgggatggagccccacatcggactctctactcagccgggagtctgcttccccccacccccctctgcctgtctcactgcctacttgtgatctctgtctgtcaaataaataaagtcttaaaaaaagagagagagagagagaacagaaggcaGTGTATTTCCTCTCAGTGTTTCCCATGGAACTGACattcccactgttggtgggaatgcaagttgcaGTGTTTTGTAGCCTCAGACAAACCACAAGACTTAAGAGGGCAGGTCAAGGTTCTCTCCCATGACTTGCCCAAACCCTTTTGAGAAAAGAGctacaaattctttcttttaactCCGTTTCTctgaatatgcatttttattagCCTTAGTCTATGTATAGTTTCTCTGTGAATCCCCTTCATGCTGAAATGAACAGATACATCAAGGAATTTATGAGGAATTCATGGATCAAAGATTATACATATAGagcaagaaataaagagaatctaAGAAAACATCAGTGAAAATAGATGACATTTCATGATCCCATGGCATCGATCATGCAATAACTACTGTACCCCCAGAAATCAGTGCTTCTgtcctctttctatttttttatttttattttttcagcgtaacagtattcattgttttttgcaccacacccagtgctccatgcaatctgtgccctctccaatacccaccacctggttcccccaacctcccaccccccgtcccctcaaacccctcagattgtttttcagagtccatagtctctcatgattcacctccccttccaatttccctcaactcccttctcctctccatctccccttgtcctccatactatttgttatgcttcacaaataagtgaaacatatgataattgactctctctgcttgactgatttcactcagcataatctcttccagtcccgtccatgttgctacaaaagttctccatctccccttgtcctccatacatttgttatgcttcacaaataagtgaaaccatatgataattgactctctctgcttgactgatttcactgagcataatctcttccagtcccatccatgttgctacaaaagttgggtattcatcctttctgatggaggcataacattccatagtgtatatggaccacatcttccttatccattcatccgttgaagggcatcttggttctttccacagtttggcgaccatggccattgctgctataaacattggggtacagatggcccttcttttcactcttcgatatcagccacagcaacttctttcaagatatgtctccaaaggcaaaggaaacaaaagcaaagttgaacttttgggacttcatcaggatcaaaagcttctgcacagcaaaggaaacagtcaacaaaacaaagagacaacccacggaatgggagaagatatttgcaaacgacagtacagacaaaaggttgatatccaggatctataaagaactcctcaaactcaacacacacaaaacagacaatcatattaaaaaaatgggcagaagatatgaacagacacttctccaatgaagacatacaaatggctatcagacacatgaaaaaatgttcatcatcactagccatcagggagattcaaattaaaaccatgttgagataccaccttacaccagttagaatggccaaaattagcaagacaggaaacaacatgtattggaggggatgtggagaaaggggagccctcttccactgttggtgggaatgcaagttgcagtgttggtgggaatgcaatacagtgtggagattcctcaagaaattaaaaatagagcttccctatgatcctgcaattgcactactgggtatttaccccaaagatacagatgtggtgaaaagaagggccatctgtaccccaatgtttatagcagcaatggccatggtcgccaaactgtggaaagaaccaagatgcccttcaacgtcCTCTTTCATCATACCCCTTCTTAGGAACTAGGACTCTTGCCCTGTGATTCCCCTGGTCTTGATTTGTTCCACCTTTACAACTCCCCAAGACAGAGATTGGATAGAGTTGGTTGTCCTCATCTAGAAAATACCACCTGCCTTACGGCAGATTTGTCCCAACCAGGTACCAGCTTCATGAACCGCTAGCTCTCCCTATGGATCATGATTATCAAATTTGGCTACACATTAGAATTATTTGAGAAGTTTTAAAAGTAATGATGCCGAGGTCCCATCTCTAGTCCCCTGATTTCATTGGTCTGGGCAGCGACCCATGTATTGGGGCATGGTTAAAGCTTCCCAGGTACAGTTgagtttgggaaccactgctaTGGGGGCAATATTCTACCCATGAGTCAATTGCTAATTCAGTGTTTTTGTTCCAGCAGTGATAGGATATCTGTCAGAGCCatttatgtatgcatgtatgtatgtatgtatgtatttaattttagatttatttcttttaccaaatgcccccaaatatttatttgactaaATTCTATTTCATGCATGAGCACAATGACCTTCCCTGTTTATTAGACTCCAGCagttaaaaaacacaaacaaacaaacaaacaaaataatttaaaaaaacaggcaTCCTAATCCAGAACAGTTCAAATGCCAAGGGTGAGGACAGTTTAGTTTAAATGtaagataaatacatatttttttaaaaggcctgtGTCTCTCTGGCCTTATCAACTCTCAGTTCTGATCactaaatataaacaaattttcCAAAAATCACTTCTTTGCTTCTTCAAGCTCTTCAATGCTGTCATTATCTATatctgcaattgcagggtcatagggaagttctatttttaatttcttgaggaatctccacactatatctggccactttttccttctcctcctcctcttcctcttctcatctttttcttctttttaaagatttttatttagctgaaaaaaagagatttttgtttagttgagagagagagcacagagggagaatgagatggagaagcaggcttcccactgagcagggagcttgatgagggcttgatcccaggacccagaaatcataacccgagccgaaggcagatgcataactgactgagccccccaggtgcccctatttcatttatttatttgagagagagagtaggatcaggttgagggacagagggagagaatctcaaacagactccaagctgagagTGGAACCCAGATTGGGGCtccagctcacaaccctgagatcgtgacctgaaccaacattgagtcagatgctcaacagactgagccacccatgcaccacTCTCTTTGCTTCTTTAAGATCAGTTTTGAAAGTCACAAGGCCATTGTGACTCCTGTTACAGCTTCTTCCTCGCTCTAGGAATTTGGGCGATCCTAAACTTTTGTTATAccttcttctttgtttgttttgtttgactcCTTCCAtatcttttctgccttttcttctcttcctcttcccctcctctgccttgACCCTCACTAAGTGAAGCTTCttgtttctgtgaattttctgCAGTAAGTTTTGCAAACTCTTTTGGAACATTCTTCTCTAAGTGCTGTCTGCATTTAGCAACTTCGGGCAAATACACTCAGTTCACACTGTTGGTAGTGAACAGACTGCACGGTACAGGACTCGGGGTGGGTAGCGTGCCTCTAACTTGCCCTCAGGTATAGTCCCTCAGATCTCCTTGGCGATGATGCCCACCAGATTCAGAAATCCAAGCAGTCATCTCCCAAACCCAGATGGGAGCCCAGTTacctgctgcttctgctttttgTACTACCGCCAGCTGAAGTGACACACATCCAGTCAGGGCAACTTAAACAAGAAAAGTTAGGTGTGACCACTTTGGATGCTGGTTTAATAGGAGAAGACATAGAATGGCCAAGCCACATTTGATCTGAGAGATCCCCTTGGTTCTACTCTTCCTATATCTGGTTAAGAAACCTCACTTTGTCCAAGTCATCTTGTTTTTGAGAGTCTAATGGACTGTCCagcagaactttctgtgatgatggaaatgttctcttcTGCATCAGCCAGTATGGTAGCCATTTGCCACAGGCAGGTATTAAACACTTGAAAGTGGATAGTACAGCTGAGGAGCTGGATTTTAACTTAATTtagttgaatttaatttaattgaaagTCTTAATGGCCCCTCCTGGCTAGTGGCCATTGTTTGGGAAAAAGAGCTTAGTTATTAATCACATCCCCTTCCTTTCATTCAGTGAattgatttatttgttatttttaaagattttatttttaaataatcttccaacacccaacatgggactcaaactcgtgtccttaagatcaagagtcacgtgctccactgactgagccagtcaggcaccccttgTGAACTGATTTCtaatcatttccttatttttgacACTCAagggccccaggcagcagtggATCAGAAAACCAGGAATCTGCACAGATACTAGAATCAGGTAATTGTCTAATATAGAATGAAGCGAGAGATGTGTAGGGGGCTGATGGAAATGTCCTGTGGTCTCCAGGTTGTGAGGGGAAAGACTCTCCCAGCTGGATGACGGAAACGCTCAGGGAGCCAGGGTATGGTCTGGGTGTCTCAGGTTGGATTGTGGGTAACACCAGGGTGAAGGGATGTGCCTTTGCCCCTTCAGCTTTTGTGCTTGTTCCTTTTATGGACTTGCATTTCCCCTGCCAACATTAGGCATTAGCTGCGCCTTGGGAGCATGTAGAAATTTAGTTGCTGTGGTTCCTGCCTGAGGTGAATATTGTCCCCCCACCAAAGCCATGCAGCCTGGCTACCTTTTTAAATTGGGGGGTGCAGTTTCAATAGTAACCAAGAACATTcttgtgtctttctttgtctggatTCAAAGAACAAcgcctcttttcttccccctcataCCCGTCTCTCTGATGTCTGGGTTCCCAACAGGACATGTGCAATTCACAGGACACCTTCAGATCATGCCTTTTCTAGCAATCCACATCTGACACATGCAATGTATATTTTTCAGAAGATACTTTCTTGGAAGAGGAGACACTAGTGCCCCTCCAGGCTCCTAAACTTTGTTCTGGGGTTGAACCAGCTTGTCATAATTATCGGTTTCTCGGACCTGAAGGAAAGGTGGATATTGAGTTCATTGATAAGAGTGCAAGCAAATACAGGTAAGAATTGAAGATGTTGATTGTTTCGAGAGAATTCTCATATAAAGGAAATACATGCTCTGTGATATTTACACGTATACACCTACTATACACCTACGTGATAGGGTACGTGATCTATCTCTTAAGACATCAGAAATTTTGTCAATATTCTCTGTATTCTAGGCACCGAGTCAGTATTTTCTACCTATGTAGAATACAGAGAAATTGGGGGCCAGAGAGCTTCATTAACTCCCCAGAGTTTTCAGTTGTGGTGAAAGTCACAGATGGGTCTTGAACCCCTATCCACCCCAAACTTCACATTCCTCTGTACTTTTATTCTCTAAATCAAAGTCCTGGTCTTCTCCCAGCATGACTATCACTCTGGCTCCTTTCAGCGTCCACTTCCCCATGGCTGGCTTCTATCTGTGGCCAGCGACACGCCTCGGATTCTTGGTAACAGCCGCGGTGACCGTGAGGATAGCGTTGGATTCTTGGAGTCTACACATGAAGTTACAGCAGGAGGAGCAGTGGATGGTGGCAGGCCCACTGTTTGATATCTCCGTGGAGCCCCAGGGGGTCATTGCTGAAATCCACCTCCCTCACATCATCTCCCTGCCAGgtaaggaggggagagggggccgTGGGGATGGTGGGATCATTGTCTGATGGCCTTTGCGGTTGTCTTTCAGCAAATGAGGTCGATATGTCTTGGTTCCACGTTGCCCATTTTAAGGATGAAGGGATGATCCTAGAGGCGCCAGCCCGAGTGGAGCCTTTCTATGCCGTCCTGGAAAACCCCAGCTTCTCTCTGATGGGGATCCTGTTGAGATGTGCCAGGGGGACTGGTGTTTCGGTCCCCATCACTTCCACGGCACTGCTCTATTATCACTTTCACCCCAAAGATACTAAATTTCACCTGTACCTTATCCCCAGTGACTCCTTGCTAACGAAGGTAAGGCTGGCAGATTTTGGAGAAGTGAGAGTTACATTTTCAGCTTATCACCTTAGACCTTCTGTCTCTGtattaaatagaaaatgtaaGACAACGGCTTTCATTGATAGAAGCATGAATCCCCCTCCATGTGGTCGATCGGCAGGTGCTGACTCTTGAGTCATAGGCAAGAATCGGCAATGGGAATTCAGTTCTACTAAAAATGGAGCTGCCTTTTCTGGCTTTTATGGAGAAGGATAAAGGGAGACAAGACTTACACAGGCGGGCAGAGGGAGTCATGCAGAGATTTCATTGTAGATTTTGAAGTTAATAGTGCTCAATTTATATGCTACTCACCTGCCCCCACACCCAGTACACATACAGCCCTCCAGAGTCATCCTCCTCCTGTGCAGGGACATTCCCTCCAGCACATTCGTGAAAGACTCGGAGCCCCCCACCCTTTCCTCGGTTACTGCTGAATCAGAGGCACGTCATTGTCGCCACAGAGCTCATGTTTTCTTCGATTAAGtacctcttctctcccttcagCCTTGGTGGAGAGGTTGTTGGGGAAAGttcatttgattttcttaaaattggtGAATTCTCCTAGAGCCCAAGAAGAAACAGGTGCATGCCTGCTGGTCATTAGCATTGTGAGTAACTGCaggtatttaaaatataagagaaaatattttagtcTGGATGCCAAAGATGACTGTTCCTGGGgtacacaggaaaagaaaacagcagaaaaaaaaaacaaaaaacaaataaagtcaTATGTgcctcttctttttgttttggaaactCCCTGGTTCCCAGCCTGGCCCAAGCTGCTCCTTCTTCTTTCCTGGACCCCAAATCTCACACAATCACTTGCTCCTACTTTATTGATTCAGTAGAATCAATGAGGTGGAAATGACCTCACTTTCCTGTCACCAACTTGTAATTCTAATTCTCTGCTGGACTTACTCCCCTTGGCCCCCTCCTGGGAGGACAAGGCTACCCTCTACTTGCATGAAGCCAGGGTTTGAGACATGTCCAGGATCcctttctctcttgcctttcCCAGGAGGACACCACACCTGGACGGATCTTCTCTCATGTTATCAGTCTCTCTTACCCTGGCGTCCCATTTCCTTCAGCCACCCCAGATGAAAGCTAGCTACCATATTACAGAGATGCTTTCCTTCTCTGATagttttcacttttctcttcttctttttaaaaaccttttattttttaaattaacatacaatttattatttctttcaagggtacaggtttgtgattcatcagtcttacataatacccagtaCCCATTCCAacacttaccctccccaatgaccatCACCCAATACCCCAATCTCCTACcttttcctcccctccagcaaccctcagtttgtttgagTCCCttaggggggctcctgggtgactcagtgggttaagcctctgccttcggctcaggtcataatctcagtgttctgggattgagacccacattgggcttctgctcagtgggaagtctgcatccccccacacccccccacccctgctctctctgtctgcctctctgcctgcttgtgatctctgtcaaataaataaatacaatattttttaaaaaaagactcttagggtttgtctccctctctggtttcatcttgtttcatcttttcctctcttcccccatgatcttATATGGTTTCTTAATTTCtacctatcagtgagatcatatgatagtcatctttctctgattgacttatttcccttagcataataccctctagttccatccatgtttttgcaaatgacaagatttcattttttgatggctaagtagcattctagtgtgtgtgtatgtgtgtgtgtgtgtgtgtgtgtgtataaatatatatttggatatatatgtccttcatctgtcaatggacatctgggctctttccttaGTTTaactattgtggccattgctgctataaagagtggggtgcaggtgccccatcagatcactgcatttgtatcttggggtaaatacccagtagtgcaactgctgggtcatagggtagctctattttcaactttttgaggaacctccatactgttttctggagtggctgcaccagcttgcattttcagcagcagtgtaagaggtttccctttctccacatcctcgccagcatctgtcgtttcctgacttgttaattttagccattctgactgctgtgaggtgggatctcactgtggttttgatttgtatttccctgatgtcgagggATGacgagcactttttcatgtgtctgttggccatttggatgtcttcttggcataAATGTTTGTTCcgggtcttctgcccatttcttgattggattattttttctttgggtgttgagtttgataagttcttcatagattttggataatagccctttatctgattagACATTTGtaaatagcttctcccattctgtaggttgtctttggttttgccaactgtttcctttgctgtgcaaaagctttttatcttgatgaaatcccaatagttcatgtaAAGTTTTGCAGGCAaggtaaacacaacaccaggcaaggtgggcacaaggcaagatttattaaaggcactctctggcgaagtttcagggctcaggagaaggggagccaggaaagtcacGCCTGGAAGCGGTGGGCACCCTTGCGCGAGGTTCTGTGACTCTGGGAAGCCCAGTAGGGGAAGTTGCACTGGGAGAGAGTTGGCGGGGGTCTTTTATTGGGCCAAGGtagggcatgggctcacatctatatatggtagggtatttggtgatcagagggtatggggtggggggtcctgatacttctgtttcctgcataggtatcgggttacctatggagatatgacctgggcatacatcctttaggcgggagagtcaagggttaaggaaaggggggtgaggagg
The genomic region above belongs to Neovison vison isolate M4711 chromosome 7, ASM_NN_V1, whole genome shotgun sequence and contains:
- the LOC122911884 gene encoding caspase recruitment domain-containing protein 8-like; its protein translation is MSSDRSRRCCLIWRRLCRCCCFGSTEESSPVPQDKSGNVRMFRPCSRTQYFHPEYSECYDESTYTGFETWDKDVRLYLSSDYEEVIPGEPTPHGAVTESLSWEGAVFKAPGSSGSENQESAQILESEDTFLEEETLVPLQAPKLCSGVEPACHNYRFLGPEGKVDIEFIDKSASKYSVHFPMAGFYLWPATRLGFLVTAAVTVRIALDSWSLHMKLQQEEQWMVAGPLFDISVEPQGVIAEIHLPHIISLPANEVDMSWFHVAHFKDEGMILEAPARVEPFYAVLENPSFSLMGILLRCARGTGVSVPITSTALLYYHFHPKDTKFHLYLIPSDSLLTKAIDEEETKFHGVRLQTSPPVDPLNFASRYIVSGSAHLEIIPEELKLSYRSPGEIQVFSKVYAGKIEETIELEVTEKRHKTLVWRTLVKPVDLHFHAASSPSPPSAEIFMKENRRHLQARLGDLSGLLDDLQDSEVFTEEEKDLVQQLRTQQRKNETLLRMVEKKGPQALEIFFRSLQQRDPYLMSYLSQQSLQQ